In Coriobacteriaceae bacterium, a single window of DNA contains:
- a CDS encoding M20 family metallopeptidase produces the protein MNQVEQSVAEYVDEVWEDVVADIEQLVSYPSVAVSADAEPGAPFGRPVRDALDCALGIAQKLGYQTSDDEGYVGIADIPGRGDKQLATICHVDVVPAGPGWNTDPFAMERREGWLLGRGVIDDKGPAVLSLYAGAYLLKHGIVPRYTFRALLGCDEEVGMSDVHHYLENHADPDFLFTPDAEFPVCNAEKGQFGATFVSPKIDGGRIVSWSGSEASNAIPSQSICELAIAADELPAPVENVDRLEITALDNGHAQIFAHGVGGHASMPEGTINAVGLIVSYLREAEDAFGARDERLLTPAEHEFVKFLAFVHADAYGRGLGIDATSPAFGPLTCNAGVIRVADGHIEQVIDVRFPDSTSADTIREQLDPLVGRFGVTCRVGRAKVPFSVSADDPAVKALIDTYNEFTGKHAEPFAMGGGTYARNFARAVSFGPEETGLELPAWGGQMHGPNECANEEQLKQALKIYIVAILRLNELEL, from the coding sequence ATGAATCAGGTGGAGCAGAGCGTCGCCGAGTATGTCGACGAGGTCTGGGAAGATGTCGTCGCCGATATCGAGCAGCTGGTGAGCTATCCGTCCGTGGCAGTTTCTGCCGATGCGGAGCCCGGCGCGCCGTTTGGCCGCCCGGTCCGTGATGCGCTCGATTGCGCGCTCGGCATTGCGCAAAAGCTCGGCTACCAGACGAGCGACGACGAGGGCTATGTGGGCATTGCCGATATCCCTGGCCGCGGCGACAAGCAACTCGCGACCATCTGCCATGTGGACGTGGTGCCCGCCGGTCCCGGTTGGAATACCGATCCGTTTGCGATGGAGCGCCGCGAGGGCTGGCTGCTCGGTCGCGGCGTGATCGACGACAAGGGTCCGGCTGTGCTGTCGCTCTACGCTGGCGCTTATCTGCTCAAACACGGCATTGTGCCGCGCTATACCTTCCGCGCGCTGCTGGGCTGCGATGAGGAAGTGGGCATGTCCGACGTTCACCATTATCTGGAGAACCACGCAGACCCCGACTTTCTGTTTACGCCCGATGCCGAGTTCCCGGTCTGCAATGCCGAGAAGGGCCAGTTTGGGGCGACGTTCGTGAGCCCCAAGATCGACGGCGGGCGCATCGTGTCGTGGAGCGGCTCCGAGGCGAGCAATGCCATTCCGTCGCAGTCCATCTGCGAGCTTGCAATTGCCGCCGATGAGCTGCCGGCGCCCGTTGAGAACGTCGACCGCCTGGAGATCACGGCGCTTGATAACGGGCATGCGCAGATTTTCGCCCACGGTGTTGGCGGCCACGCTTCGATGCCTGAGGGCACCATCAACGCCGTCGGCCTGATCGTGTCGTATCTGCGCGAGGCCGAGGACGCGTTTGGTGCACGCGATGAGCGCCTGCTGACGCCTGCCGAGCACGAGTTCGTCAAGTTCCTGGCCTTTGTGCATGCGGATGCCTATGGCCGCGGCCTGGGTATCGATGCGACGAGTCCGGCGTTTGGCCCGCTTACCTGCAACGCTGGCGTCATTCGCGTGGCGGATGGCCATATTGAGCAGGTCATCGACGTGCGCTTCCCCGACAGCACGAGTGCCGATACCATCCGCGAGCAGCTCGACCCGCTCGTGGGGCGCTTTGGCGTGACGTGTCGTGTGGGTCGTGCAAAGGTGCCGTTCTCGGTCTCTGCCGACGATCCGGCCGTGAAGGCGCTTATCGATACCTATAACGAGTTCACGGGCAAGCATGCCGAGCCCTTTGCCATGGGCGGCGGCACGTATGCGCGCAACTTTGCCCGCGCCGTCTCGTTTGGCCCAGAGGAGACCGGCCTGGAGCTGCCCGCATGGGGCGGCCAGATGCACGGCCCCAACGAGTGCGCCAACGAGGAGCAGCTCAAGCAAGCACTCAAGATCTATATCGTGGCAATCCTTCGTCTAAACGAACTGGAGCTTTAA
- a CDS encoding type II toxin-antitoxin system YafQ family toxin, giving the protein MFEIKVEAQFKADYKRTMRIHPQLKTEFKAAVAEPAAHGSLPAEYGAHELSNPGGNYNGHIDFHLSDGLVDVVVLYLSHKTNPVIRLVRMGSHEELFQGPLG; this is encoded by the coding sequence ATGTTTGAGATTAAGGTCGAGGCTCAGTTTAAGGCGGATTACAAGCGGACGATGCGCATCCATCCGCAGCTAAAAACCGAGTTTAAGGCGGCAGTCGCAGAGCCTGCGGCTCACGGATCGCTTCCCGCGGAATATGGTGCCCACGAGCTTTCAAACCCGGGCGGCAACTACAACGGCCACATCGATTTCCATCTATCCGATGGCTTGGTCGATGTGGTCGTTCTCTACTTGTCGCATAAGACTAATCCGGTGATTCGACTGGTCAGGATGGGCTCGCACGAGGAGCTGTTCCAAGGTCCGCTGGGCTGA
- a CDS encoding phosphate ABC transporter substrate-binding protein: protein MLDQAYSRRQFLGLAGGLASIVGLGLVGCGGSNAANTAAEGSAAAAESVSGEVTYDGASSFQALVEAAAEKFMDANPDVSVSGSGNGSGKGLTAVAAGTVTIGNSDVFAETKLEADQVKNLVDHEVAVVGMGPVVSKNVKVDDLSLEQLKGIFSGQITNWKEVGGDDAKIVVLNRKAGSGTRATFEAAVFGDEAVDFKGDAELDKSGDVQTQMGSTDNAISYLDFSHFDDSKFNAIMVEGVEPKSTNVTDDSFKIWATEHMYCAKDADEATKAFLEFMLSDDVQGKLVEEQGFIPVSAMKVVKDASGKVSAK, encoded by the coding sequence ATGCTCGATCAGGCTTATTCTCGTCGTCAGTTCCTCGGCCTCGCTGGTGGTCTTGCCAGCATCGTCGGTCTCGGCCTCGTTGGCTGCGGTGGCTCCAACGCCGCCAACACCGCTGCTGAGGGTAGCGCCGCTGCCGCCGAGTCCGTCTCGGGCGAGGTGACCTACGACGGCGCTTCCTCGTTCCAGGCTCTCGTCGAGGCTGCTGCCGAGAAGTTCATGGATGCCAACCCGGACGTCTCCGTCTCTGGCTCGGGTAACGGTTCGGGCAAGGGCCTGACCGCTGTCGCCGCCGGCACAGTCACCATCGGTAACTCCGATGTCTTCGCCGAGACCAAGCTCGAGGCCGACCAGGTCAAGAACCTCGTCGACCACGAGGTCGCCGTCGTGGGCATGGGCCCCGTCGTCTCCAAGAACGTCAAGGTCGACGACCTGTCTCTCGAGCAGCTCAAGGGTATCTTCTCCGGCCAGATCACCAACTGGAAGGAGGTCGGCGGCGACGACGCCAAGATCGTCGTTCTCAACCGCAAGGCCGGCTCCGGCACCCGCGCCACCTTCGAGGCCGCCGTCTTTGGCGACGAGGCCGTCGACTTTAAGGGCGACGCCGAGCTCGACAAGTCCGGCGATGTCCAGACTCAGATGGGCAGCACCGACAACGCCATCTCCTACCTCGACTTCTCGCACTTCGATGACTCCAAGTTCAACGCCATCATGGTCGAGGGGGTCGAGCCCAAGAGCACAAACGTCACCGACGACTCCTTCAAGATCTGGGCGACCGAGCACATGTACTGTGCTAAGGACGCCGACGAAGCCACCAAGGCCTTCCTGGAGTTCATGCTTTCTGACGACGTCCAGGGCAAGCTCGTCGAGGAGCAGGGCTTTATTCCCGTTTCTGCCATGAAGGTCGTCAAGGACGCCAGTGGCAAGGTCTCCGCTAAATAA
- a CDS encoding DegV family protein, producing the protein MSFAIITDSTSDISPARAQELGIYVIPLHVIIEGEDLLDQVQITAEEYVARMAGSEQLPHTSQPSAGEFKALFDRVLADGHDSAIFISLCSEWSACYANACQVADTHELDVRCIDSRTGSGAEGLLVEYALAMREDGRSLDETEAQIRATLPDAHLLLIPRTRENLVKNGRAPKLAGQLTQMLNIRLAVSPEWKSGEIKAIKKGRGAKRIVANTMADCLAFLAEHPGSSVRVLTTGAAEEQELVNQALAGRDYVDAGTGPIGCTIATHVGVDAIAISYCPRYQPIH; encoded by the coding sequence ATGTCTTTTGCCATCATAACCGACTCCACGTCGGACATCTCCCCCGCCCGTGCCCAAGAGCTCGGCATTTACGTGATTCCACTGCATGTGATTATCGAGGGCGAGGACCTGCTCGACCAGGTGCAGATCACCGCCGAGGAATACGTCGCCCGCATGGCCGGCTCCGAGCAGCTGCCGCACACCTCGCAGCCGAGCGCCGGCGAGTTCAAGGCACTCTTTGACCGTGTGCTCGCCGACGGCCACGACAGCGCCATCTTTATCTCGCTGTGCAGCGAGTGGTCCGCCTGCTACGCCAACGCGTGCCAGGTGGCCGACACCCACGAGCTCGACGTGCGTTGCATCGATTCGCGCACCGGTTCGGGTGCCGAGGGCCTGCTCGTGGAGTATGCGCTCGCCATGCGCGAGGACGGCCGCAGTCTGGACGAGACCGAGGCGCAGATCCGAGCGACCCTGCCCGACGCCCACCTGCTGCTGATTCCCCGCACGCGCGAGAACCTAGTCAAAAACGGCCGCGCCCCCAAGCTCGCCGGCCAGCTCACGCAGATGCTCAACATTCGCCTGGCCGTTTCGCCGGAGTGGAAATCGGGCGAGATCAAAGCCATCAAAAAGGGCCGCGGCGCCAAGCGCATCGTTGCGAACACCATGGCTGACTGCCTCGCATTTTTGGCGGAGCATCCGGGCTCAAGCGTGCGCGTGCTCACGACCGGCGCCGCCGAGGAGCAGGAACTTGTTAACCAGGCGCTCGCAGGCCGGGACTACGTAGACGCCGGCACCGGCCCCATCGGCTGCACCATCGCCACCCACGTAGGCGTCGATGCCATCGCCATCAGCTACTGCCCCCGCTATCAGCCCATCCACTAG
- a CDS encoding HAD hydrolase-like protein, translating into MAALQLCERPVVLFDFDGTVADTGRAVMTSTRKTLAARGFSEAQMGDLRRMIGPPLWKSFHDFYGFSREESLVVADEYRAFFDELGPEEYPVFDGVPELLDGMAAQGHRMAVATSRMEAKCIDMVHELGLCQFKAVVGMNPPQGRETKADSVRDALAALGATADEAVMIGDRFNDVEGAHAMGVPCIGIYSGAAAPGEHEAAGADAVVHSVAELAKLFAI; encoded by the coding sequence ATGGCGGCATTGCAACTTTGCGAGCGGCCGGTTGTGCTGTTCGATTTTGACGGCACGGTGGCCGATACGGGTCGGGCAGTGATGACCTCGACGCGCAAGACGCTGGCTGCGCGCGGGTTTTCGGAGGCGCAGATGGGTGACTTGCGCCGCATGATCGGGCCTCCGCTGTGGAAGAGCTTTCACGACTTTTATGGCTTTTCCCGCGAGGAGTCGCTTGTGGTGGCCGATGAGTACCGCGCCTTTTTTGATGAGCTGGGACCGGAGGAATATCCCGTGTTCGACGGGGTCCCCGAACTGCTCGATGGGATGGCGGCCCAGGGTCATCGCATGGCGGTGGCGACGTCGCGCATGGAGGCGAAGTGCATCGATATGGTGCATGAGCTGGGGCTTTGCCAGTTCAAAGCCGTGGTCGGCATGAATCCGCCGCAGGGGCGCGAGACCAAGGCAGATTCGGTCCGCGATGCGCTGGCGGCGCTCGGTGCGACGGCCGACGAGGCCGTGATGATCGGCGACCGCTTTAACGATGTGGAGGGCGCGCACGCGATGGGTGTGCCGTGTATCGGCATCTATTCGGGCGCGGCGGCGCCGGGGGAGCACGAGGCCGCGGGTGCCGATGCGGTGGTGCACTCGGTGGCCGAGCTTGCTAAACTTTTCGCTATATAA
- a CDS encoding type II toxin-antitoxin system RelB/DinJ family antitoxin, whose translation MSTATVKPTTVRIEEGLKEQATEFLDSVGLSLNSYLNLAVRQLVNQRKIPFEIVGRSEVPNEATRRAMVIAEARELGILPDDSPSFDSVDNLMSFLDED comes from the coding sequence ATGTCTACTGCAACGGTTAAGCCTACGACGGTTCGCATCGAAGAGGGACTCAAAGAGCAGGCGACAGAGTTCTTGGATTCGGTTGGCCTGAGTCTCAATTCGTATCTCAACCTTGCTGTTCGGCAGCTTGTAAATCAGCGGAAGATTCCGTTTGAGATTGTGGGCCGGTCCGAAGTTCCCAACGAGGCAACGAGACGTGCCATGGTGATCGCCGAGGCTCGTGAGTTGGGGATTCTGCCAGACGACAGCCCGTCGTTCGACAGCGTGGATAATCTGATGTCGTTCCTCGATGAGGACTAG
- the pstB gene encoding phosphate ABC transporter ATP-binding protein PstB encodes MSDMNATPATEAATSDTQDFLSSVGESERRVRVSGKAVSDEVVLSTKDVNVYYGDRHALHNTSLDFHKGEITALIGPSGCGKSTFLRSLNLMNREIRGCRVEGEINYRGRNVNTKTENTYELRRSIGMVFQQPNPFRKSIRDNITFAPRRHGITDRDELDRMVEESLRGAALWDEVKDKLDKSAYALSGGQQQRLCIARTLALNPDVILFDEPCSALDPISTLAIEDLMSLIVADRAIVIVTHNMEQASRVSNRTAFFYMGDMVEYDETDEIFQRPKDKRLNDYLTGMFS; translated from the coding sequence ATGAGCGATATGAATGCAACGCCCGCAACCGAGGCGGCCACGTCCGACACCCAGGACTTTCTGTCGAGCGTGGGGGAGAGCGAGAGGCGCGTGCGCGTGAGCGGCAAGGCCGTGAGCGACGAGGTCGTGCTCTCCACCAAGGACGTCAACGTGTACTATGGCGACCGCCATGCGCTGCACAATACGTCGCTCGACTTCCATAAGGGCGAGATCACGGCGCTCATCGGGCCTTCGGGCTGCGGTAAGTCGACCTTCTTACGCAGCCTCAACCTGATGAATCGCGAGATTCGCGGCTGCCGCGTGGAGGGCGAGATCAACTACCGCGGGCGCAACGTGAACACCAAGACCGAGAACACCTACGAGTTGCGTCGCTCCATTGGCATGGTATTCCAACAGCCCAACCCTTTCCGCAAGTCCATTCGCGACAACATTACGTTTGCGCCCAGGCGTCACGGCATTACCGACCGCGACGAGCTTGATCGTATGGTCGAGGAAAGTCTGCGTGGTGCGGCGCTGTGGGACGAGGTCAAGGACAAGCTCGACAAGAGTGCCTACGCGCTTTCGGGCGGCCAGCAGCAGCGTTTGTGCATTGCACGCACGCTGGCGCTCAACCCCGACGTGATTCTGTTCGACGAGCCCTGCTCGGCGCTCGACCCCATCTCGACGCTGGCGATCGAGGACCTCATGTCATTGATCGTTGCCGACCGCGCCATCGTCATCGTGACGCACAACATGGAGCAGGCGTCGCGTGTGTCCAACCGCACGGCGTTCTTCTACATGGGCGATATGGTCGAGTACGACGAGACTGACGAGATTTTCCAACGGCCCAAGGATAAGCGGCTGAATGATTACCTCACCGGCATGTTCTCCTAG
- a CDS encoding ATP-binding cassette domain-containing protein produces the protein MAILLGCDSVSLEFPTKHIFDSVTLGVGEGDRIGIVGKNGDGKSTLLSVLAGTLEPDDGRVTHRRDTTIGLLGQKDNLVDTDTVHHAVVGDTPEYEWASSPRTRQILAGLISDVPWEGTVGELSGGQRRRVDLARLLIGDYDVLMLDEPTNHLDMRTINWLARHLNARWQRGQGAMLVVTHDRWFLDEVCTSMWEVHDGQVDPFEGGYSAYILQRVERDRMAAVTEERRRNMARKELAWLSRGAQARSTKPKFRVDAARELIADVPPVRDELELKRLAVSRLGKQVIDVVDVDAGYADTDGAPKQVLSDVTWLIGAGDRYGLLGENGAGKSTLLDVIQGKIAPLRGRVKIGQTVRFGVLSQQLEELEPYMGDTIREVLGNYKKYYVIDGKETSPEKLCERLGFTTQQLWSRIGDLSGGQRRRLSLLLTILDEPNVLILDEPGNDLDTDMLAIVEDLLDGWPGTLILVTHDRFLMERVTDQQWALLDGHLTHMPGGVDQYLRLCNATAEGEPVGAPSAKTGTFDTGAAATAAEKPKSSGQPNGLSNAERQKLRREVSSLERKMETQRARVEEAEAAMAQVDPTNYTALGEQQTKIDEAHAAMDELEMAWLEASEKLEGEE, from the coding sequence ATGGCGATTCTTTTGGGATGCGATTCCGTCAGCCTAGAGTTTCCCACCAAGCATATTTTCGATAGCGTGACGCTCGGCGTGGGCGAGGGCGACCGCATTGGTATCGTCGGCAAAAACGGCGATGGAAAGTCGACGCTGCTGAGCGTACTCGCCGGCACGTTGGAGCCCGACGACGGCCGCGTGACGCATCGCCGCGACACGACGATCGGATTGCTCGGCCAAAAGGACAACCTGGTCGATACCGACACCGTGCATCATGCCGTCGTCGGTGACACGCCCGAGTACGAGTGGGCCTCGAGCCCGCGTACGCGCCAGATTCTGGCCGGTCTTATTAGCGATGTGCCCTGGGAGGGCACGGTGGGCGAGCTTTCGGGCGGTCAGCGCCGTCGCGTGGACCTCGCGCGCCTGCTGATTGGCGACTACGACGTGCTTATGCTCGACGAGCCCACCAACCACCTGGACATGCGCACCATCAACTGGCTCGCGCGCCACTTAAATGCCCGCTGGCAGCGCGGTCAGGGCGCCATGCTCGTGGTCACGCACGACCGCTGGTTCTTGGACGAGGTCTGCACCAGCATGTGGGAGGTCCACGACGGACAGGTCGACCCCTTCGAGGGCGGCTACTCGGCCTACATCCTGCAGCGCGTGGAGCGCGACCGCATGGCCGCCGTTACCGAGGAACGCCGTCGCAACATGGCGCGCAAGGAGCTCGCGTGGCTGAGCCGCGGCGCCCAGGCGCGCTCCACCAAGCCCAAGTTTCGCGTGGATGCCGCTCGCGAGCTCATCGCCGACGTGCCGCCCGTGCGCGACGAGCTGGAGCTCAAGCGCCTGGCGGTGAGCCGCCTGGGCAAGCAGGTTATCGACGTGGTCGACGTGGACGCCGGCTATGCGGATACCGATGGCGCGCCCAAGCAGGTGCTCTCGGACGTGACTTGGCTTATCGGCGCGGGCGACCGCTATGGTCTTTTGGGCGAGAACGGCGCCGGCAAGTCGACCTTGCTCGACGTGATCCAGGGCAAGATCGCGCCCCTGCGCGGTCGCGTGAAGATTGGCCAGACGGTGCGCTTTGGCGTGCTGTCGCAGCAGCTCGAGGAGCTCGAGCCCTACATGGGCGATACGATCCGCGAGGTGCTCGGCAACTATAAGAAGTACTACGTCATCGACGGCAAGGAGACTTCGCCCGAGAAGCTCTGCGAGCGCCTGGGCTTTACGACCCAGCAGCTCTGGAGCCGCATCGGCGATCTTTCGGGCGGCCAGCGCCGTCGCCTGTCGCTGTTGCTGACGATCCTGGACGAGCCCAACGTGCTTATCCTGGACGAGCCCGGTAACGACCTGGATACCGACATGCTCGCGATTGTCGAGGATCTGCTCGACGGCTGGCCCGGCACGCTGATCCTGGTGACGCACGACCGCTTCTTGATGGAGCGCGTGACCGACCAGCAGTGGGCGCTGCTTGACGGCCATCTGACGCATATGCCCGGCGGCGTCGACCAGTACCTGCGCCTGTGCAACGCCACCGCCGAGGGCGAGCCCGTGGGTGCGCCGAGCGCCAAGACCGGCACGTTTGACACCGGTGCCGCGGCAACTGCGGCCGAAAAGCCCAAGTCGAGCGGCCAGCCCAATGGTCTTTCCAACGCCGAGCGCCAGAAGCTCCGCCGCGAGGTGAGCTCGCTTGAGCGCAAAATGGAGACGCAGCGCGCTCGCGTGGAGGAGGCCGAGGCCGCGATGGCCCAGGTCGACCCCACCAACTACACGGCGCTGGGCGAGCAGCAGACAAAGATTGACGAGGCTCACGCCGCCATGGACGAGCTGGAGATGGCGTGGCTCGAGGCGAGCGAGAAGCTCGAGGGCGAGGAGTAG
- the pstA gene encoding phosphate ABC transporter permease PstA: protein MASTRIHIDEARLGRVQKQDRIATGVLTAIVAIVMLIVVSMVAYILFEGISTLFQPGFLTQPARANGTQGGVLYQLFDSFYLLLITLIISVPISLGGAVFLVEYAPDGPIRDIASTAIETLSSLPSIVVGMFGFLVFSVQLGWKYSIISGAVALTMFNIPILVRVIQQALEDVPQAQRDACLAMGLTRWEATLHILIPEAMPAIVTGIVLSAGRVFGEAAALLFTSGMSSPVRLNFLSFNLSSPTCAWNVFRPGESLAVHIYKIYGEGSPEAQQIVWGTAALLMICVLLFNVVARIVGKQLARKMTAE from the coding sequence GTGGCTAGCACGCGCATCCACATCGACGAGGCGAGACTCGGGCGTGTCCAAAAGCAGGACCGCATCGCCACGGGCGTGCTGACGGCGATTGTCGCCATCGTCATGCTTATCGTCGTCTCCATGGTGGCCTACATCCTGTTCGAGGGTATCTCGACGCTGTTCCAGCCAGGCTTTCTCACGCAGCCCGCACGCGCCAACGGAACGCAGGGCGGCGTGCTCTACCAGCTGTTCGACTCGTTCTATCTGCTGCTGATCACCCTGATCATCTCGGTGCCCATCAGCCTGGGCGGCGCGGTCTTTTTGGTTGAGTACGCGCCCGATGGGCCTATTCGCGACATCGCCTCGACCGCCATCGAGACGCTGTCCTCGCTGCCCTCCATCGTCGTAGGCATGTTCGGCTTTCTGGTGTTCTCAGTGCAGCTGGGCTGGAAGTACTCCATCATCTCCGGCGCCGTCGCGCTCACCATGTTCAACATCCCCATCCTGGTGCGCGTGATTCAGCAGGCGCTCGAGGACGTGCCGCAGGCCCAGCGCGATGCGTGCCTGGCCATGGGCCTCACTCGCTGGGAGGCCACACTGCACATCCTGATTCCCGAGGCCATGCCCGCCATCGTGACCGGCATCGTGCTTTCGGCCGGCCGCGTGTTTGGCGAGGCCGCGGCGCTGCTCTTTACCTCGGGCATGAGCTCGCCGGTTCGCCTGAACTTCTTGAGCTTTAACCTGTCGAGCCCCACCTGCGCCTGGAACGTGTTCCGTCCCGGCGAGTCGCTGGCCGTGCACATCTACAAGATCTATGGCGAGGGCAGCCCCGAGGCCCAGCAGATCGTCTGGGGCACCGCGGCACTGCTGATGATTTGCGTGCTGCTGTTTAACGTAGTCGCCCGTATCGTGGGCAAGCAACTGGCAAGGAAGATGACGGCCGAATGA
- the pstC gene encoding phosphate ABC transporter permease subunit PstC has protein sequence MAKQLPKRELENVGLGVTGACVALVTLVVAALIFMVAQKGLSAFFKDGVSIVEFFTGTKWDLANTAENGLPYTGALPLIVTSFAVMVLSTLIALPIAIGSAIFAVEIQPKFGSKVFQPLIELLTGIPSVVFGLIGFHVVVGLMKSVFHVSTGLGILPGAIVLAVMILPTMTTLSVDGLRAVPDSYRQGSLALGYTRWQTIWHVVLKSAMPSLMTAVILGMTRAFGETLAVRMVIGGIEAMPTSLLSPASTITTTLTTSMAVYAEGSAQDDVLWALGLLLMGMSLIFILIIHLIGRKGAKARG, from the coding sequence ATGGCAAAACAGCTGCCAAAGCGCGAGCTTGAGAACGTGGGCCTGGGCGTCACGGGTGCGTGCGTAGCGCTCGTGACGCTTGTCGTTGCCGCGCTCATCTTTATGGTCGCCCAAAAGGGCCTCTCGGCTTTTTTCAAGGACGGCGTCTCGATCGTCGAGTTTTTTACCGGTACCAAGTGGGACCTGGCCAACACGGCCGAAAACGGCCTGCCCTACACTGGCGCCCTGCCCCTGATCGTCACCTCGTTTGCGGTCATGGTGCTCTCCACGCTCATCGCACTGCCCATCGCCATCGGCTCTGCCATCTTTGCGGTCGAGATTCAGCCTAAGTTTGGATCCAAGGTTTTTCAGCCGCTCATTGAGCTTTTGACCGGTATTCCCTCGGTCGTCTTTGGCCTGATCGGCTTTCACGTGGTCGTCGGCCTTATGAAGAGCGTTTTCCACGTGAGCACGGGTCTGGGTATCTTGCCCGGCGCTATCGTGCTGGCAGTCATGATTCTGCCGACGATGACCACGCTTTCGGTCGATGGCCTGCGCGCTGTGCCCGACAGCTACCGTCAGGGCTCGCTCGCGCTGGGCTACACCCGCTGGCAGACCATCTGGCACGTGGTGCTCAAGTCCGCCATGCCGTCGCTCATGACCGCGGTCATCCTTGGCATGACCCGCGCCTTTGGCGAAACGCTCGCCGTGCGCATGGTTATCGGCGGCATCGAGGCCATGCCGACGTCGCTGCTGTCGCCTGCCTCGACCATTACCACCACGCTCACCACGTCCATGGCGGTCTATGCCGAGGGCTCGGCCCAGGACGACGTTCTGTGGGCGCTCGGTCTGCTGCTGATGGGCATGAGCCTCATCTTTATCCTGATCATCCACCTTATCGGCCGCAAGGGGGCGAAGGCTCGTGGCTAG
- a CDS encoding TIGR00730 family Rossman fold protein, with product MMKNDNVEGEPAYDETYRRGPVVMRGPMIPKDNTYANLLAPEESTDWLHADPWRVLRIQAEFVDGFGALAELGPAVTIFGSARTPKADPLYKAARTVGRKIAQRGVAVITGGGPGIMEAANRGAASVNGKSVGLGIELPHEHGLNKYVNLGMDFRYFFVRKTMFVKYSSGAIVFPGGFGTLDEMFEVLTLVQTHKVKRMPLVLVGSEYWQGLLDWLNGPVMDAGMISPLDPELVHITDDLNEAVDIALSGLI from the coding sequence ATGATGAAGAATGATAACGTCGAGGGCGAGCCGGCCTACGACGAGACGTACCGCCGCGGCCCTGTGGTCATGCGCGGCCCCATGATTCCTAAGGACAATACGTACGCCAACTTGCTGGCGCCCGAAGAATCGACTGATTGGCTGCACGCCGACCCCTGGCGCGTGCTGCGCATTCAGGCCGAATTTGTCGATGGCTTTGGCGCGCTTGCCGAGCTTGGACCCGCGGTGACCATCTTTGGCAGCGCCCGCACGCCCAAGGCCGATCCGCTTTACAAGGCGGCGCGCACCGTCGGGCGCAAGATCGCCCAGCGAGGCGTGGCGGTCATCACCGGTGGCGGCCCCGGCATCATGGAGGCGGCCAATAGGGGAGCGGCGAGCGTCAACGGCAAATCGGTCGGTCTGGGTATCGAGCTGCCGCACGAGCACGGGCTCAACAAATACGTGAACCTCGGTATGGACTTCCGTTACTTCTTTGTGCGCAAGACTATGTTCGTCAAATACAGCTCGGGCGCCATCGTGTTCCCCGGCGGCTTTGGCACGCTCGACGAGATGTTCGAGGTCCTCACGCTGGTGCAGACGCACAAGGTCAAGCGCATGCCGCTCGTGCTGGTGGGCAGCGAGTACTGGCAGGGCCTGCTCGACTGGCTCAACGGCCCGGTGATGGATGCCGGCATGATCAGCCCGCTCGATCCGGAGCTGGTGCACATCACCGATGACCTCAACGAGGCCGTCGACATCGCTCTGAGCGGGTTGATATAG